A window of Castanea sativa cultivar Marrone di Chiusa Pesio chromosome 8, ASM4071231v1 genomic DNA:
AGTCTGTTCTGCATATTTAGACTAGTAGTCTTTGCATAATTATTCTGtgaatataaaatttcatgTCAGCCTTTTTCCCACTCATTTCCTTCTCCAAGATTCAAGTCTTCTGTTCCTTCTTTAAGATTTATCACTATCTTACTATATGGCGTAGAATAACATGACCAGGCATGGCTCTGTGAAAGCACAAATTTCATTGCTATCTTCACTGTATTTAGTTCCTTCCCACTTTTTTGCTTTCTGCATTGTTCAGAAGTACACCTAATCTAAGAGCATACAGATTAGTAAGTGGGATACTATAGATACTTCATACAGGTCACTGGAATGAGCATTCATAACTGTCAGAAACCTTAATCACCAACCTCCAACCATGGtagttttttaactttaataccccagttttttttttattgtgaaggTGTTGTGCAGGCATATAAGAAATTAGGTTGATATAGGTTGATATAGGATATATAAGAAATTATGAAGAGCCTTAAATGTGAGTAATCCTATTGGGCTATAGCATAGATGTGGCTAGCGCATGAAGCAAGCTAGATTCAAAGAAAACACAGTATAAAAGGAAAGCATAAGTAGACAAAATCCAACCTAAGCTAGGTCTTCAGGTTTAAATGTTGCATTTCAgcattgttttgtttgatttagtCAGAAATCCTTTTTAATTTGCAGGGAAAAACAGAGTCGAAGCATAAAAATAGTGGCTCTCAGGTGTGTGAGTTAATCTTCTCAGTTATGTTTCTGCTTTATTGCTAGAGCCCTTGCAATTCTTGACATTTCTACCATTTTACCTCGTTTATATTGTTGGCTTAAGGAACGAGAGGTGGCAGCAGCAGAGCAATCATTGCATGTAACTAATGACGATGACAAAACTTGTAAGCGTAATAGAAGGCGCACCGCAAGAAGCCAATGTAATTTTTATGTGACCTAAAATGGctttttttgttgaaacttTTATTCTTCTTCAGAATAGTTATTAATGTATGGAAATTACAAATTACTTGCAGCTATGGGCCCTTCTACTACACACCAAAAAGTTGTAGATAAAGAGAAGGTTGAAAATAAAAGGTTAGTTGACATGAATCACTATAACTTGATGTATGTCTTTAACTGCATACTGCATCACATGACTAGGAAAACGTCTAGCTAATCCTTCGTTCCTATACCTGTAAATATGTGATGTGGGCATAGGCTCTCAGTTAACATGTGATGGATAGTTGATTGCTTTCTATACCTCCAATTATATTGCCATTGTCATGTCTAGATTCTTGCAGTCATGCATGCAGCTGTGCAACAAGTTCTGTTTTCATTGCTTTTTAGAATCCCTTCTTAAAAGAAAAGggtaaaatactaaaatcatACACCCATTTATAACTCTAGTCTAAGTTCATGCATATAATCCTACTTGGCATGCAAGCATTGTTGTAAGCCTAGGTTAGTGTAAGATTTAGCTTTTATAAATATCTTCCAATGGGTTTACAGTAAAACATAGAGCTTAATAGTAAAGATATAGTCATCGAAGGCTTCCCACTATGAATGTAAGCCTCTGAGACTGGACCACATTTATTTCATGTGTCTCTCGCtgctttcttttttatgtttctcgTAATATCAAAGTCAGGTCTCGCCTTTTCTAAGATGGTGTCAGAGCTATATTTGATCTTTTCTAATAATTCTTACTTTTGCTCTGACCAGGCGTTGTTTGAGAAGGCAATCCGCTAGGTTTAAATCCCAGGAGAGGGAACCTACAGAGAACTTATTCGAAATAGAAGATGCTAAATTTCTGGTAAGTCAATCACATGAAAATTCTATACAAGAGGAGCCTGTTCCATTGAATTCATCTTTCAAAAATGAAGAGGAAGGTGACAATTGTGTGCCAAGAAATGAAGCACAAGCATCACTAAGATCTTCAATTGGAAGACCATTACGCAAAGCTGCTGAGAAGGTTCAGTCCTACAAGGAAGTTCCTCTTAAGTGTAAATTGCGGAGGGTAGAGTGATGATTAGAATCTGTTCCTCTTATGTTCACTTCTTTCTGTGCGGGTGTAACTTAGGATACTCTATGGTTGTGGTACTGTTATTTCACATTGTTGCGATATTATCTGTGATGTTATTTTACTtgcaaaaaatttgtatatCCAATCAAGAAACATTGATGATGAtgtattggttttattttttatggagaGCAAATGCATTTCTTTTGTAATTGTTCATACTAAATTATTGCCACAGAAAACTCTCTCAACTATGAGTTATATAGCTTAGACAATGCTACAGCCACAAAAAATTTGCACAACTCACCATGTGACTAGTTGTTACAaaagttgtacaattttttgtgCTCCTAACATTGTTCATAACTTATGAATCTTGCTTAAAGATTTTCAATTTGGCAGCTGAAGACTAACTGACTTTCATGTACTTTTGGGCTTACAAATTAGTTTGGttgaattataattatattagcATTGAGTTGGGCTTTGGTAATTACATCTTGACTCAATTGCACCCAACTTCAGACTAAGCCCAAACTGTGCATGCATTACAAACTTCCATCAAATATGTGGGCTCTCCATAAGTTGTCTTGTAGGAACTTTCATCCTCAGAAACTTTGCTTGCTACTCATTAAAACACAGTTATCCAGATTGCTAAAAGATCTGCCAGATTTTTCTCTACCTCCAACCTAAACTATTCAAGTTACTAGCAAGtagcaaatagaaaaaaaatgaagctgtTATTAGAAAATGATAGTCTTatgtatttcaaaatttcaatcaCAATTTCGAACCTTTCGGTAGAAACTTATCTTTATTAGTCTTAATCCTGCGaaccttttttatttgttattttctttagcAAGAGTCTTTGTAATAAACTAGTGGTTATGTACCAAATTGTTGAGCCATGTGATTTGGTGCTTCGTAGTCAAGACTCACACACAAATCTTCAATGGTGAactgtctctctctttatatcACAACAATTCTTCCTAAAACATGCTTGGCATGTTATAGAAAGTTGGAAACCGTGTGGAGCCCATTATATTGgactctctttcttctttctttcttttcttttttttttctctctctttttttttccttatctttgctttaatttctttttttgtgtatattttataaactataatgcACATCAAATTATTATATCCCACAGGCCAAAATCATATTCATCTAAATTTGGTGGATCATGCCCCTATAAATCTATATTTGTGATCGACATGTGTAATTCATAATCAGATTTCACCTGCATCTTAAAAAGTctgggatttttatttttttaattaatttttggggttttattTGGCCAATCCCGTGAGCTAAAAGACATGTGTCCCCACGAATCCAAAGCACAAAACACCATTTTTACTATAAAGATTCCTGAGAACTCAGTGGACCACGTGGCATATCCAACTAAAACTTAACTACTAATCACAACCCTCACATGCAAAAAGGGTTTAGTGAAGTGACAAATGGGCcgttggtttttttcttttttaatcaacTTCGAGGCTCCAAGACCAAAACCGCGTGAGAGAGATCACTTCACGGACTGTTTCCATCTTAGGATACAAGTTAAGTTATGTTACTTGCATATTAGTTTTCATAATCATTAACTTGTCTGGTTTTTATTAGTTTCCATTTGGATTAATCAACGATATTATGGAAAAAAGatttctccaaactagtttgaagaaaCACTTTTCAAATTaatgaattgcatgttcttcttatatcattcatatttgtaaattttcaataagataaaataaataaataactatatcatcaaccaaatatttaaatttcaagtttttgtgatctaaaattatgtttaaaataATAACCGTATTGATTAGATAGTAAACAACATTCGATTTGAAAGAAgtttgacatgcatgttaataACATTCAAtccaacggttaaattttcaaaatttccattcaaacaaagaatataaaaggAGTTTGAAAAACTAGCATGAAGAGAAAGCTTGTCCTATCattatagtatttattattaACAACTTCTCACATAAGTAACTATgaaacattttgtaaaaaactTGTGCTCCAGACAAAacttttgagggaaaaaaatgtcTTAGTGAGTCATGAACTCttcaaattttgttgttttggttaatttttatgCAATTACTAATAGCACAGCATTGAAGATCCCACATATGCGTTCTATTCTAAATTGTTGTTTCCAATTTCACCGTATATTCCAAATCAATTTTAGTTCAATAATTAaagacaataatttttttttcacgttgAGAAGACATGttataatttatgtaaaataCAAATGATGTTAATGAAGATATACCACAAGAAAGTGATACTGCattatttataatctattaCTTTAACAAGTTGTAAAATATATTGCAATTGTTGCTTTATTATTAAGCcatccattttttaaaacattttctcaaaaattgaaaaaattgtcaatactttttcaattcctgaaaaaatatttctaaaaatggataattattgtgtacacacattagcaaaatcctattattattattattattattttgagtaCATTTCTATTGCTTTATTGATTTTATCTTTCCCGTGAAATTTAATACTTGAGTGGTAGACTCGAGTCTAATCCAAGCGTGCAAGATGAACTGGTGTGGTGTGTGTTAAAGACTATGTGATGTGCTTATCAAATACAAGCAAGTCCCTTAATTTGCATTGGCTGAAATCACTAATCAGCTAGAAGCGGATTTCAAGGTTTGAGTCATGTCTCGAATGTCTTAATTAAATGGTTATAGAGGCttaaagattttctttttcttgttaatTTACTCATGCACTCAAGGACTTCATCAATCATCCCATACTTTTCGGGTAATAAGCTACCATTTACCCGGAGGTGTGTTAGTCTAAAAAGTTGGAAGTTATTTACTAAAATAAATTCAGGATGGATTCTATTCATATAATTGAGAAGAGATTATATTCAAAGGGCGTTATCatttcctctcttcttctttttcttttcttttttaatttacttaCAATCCTATTAGAGGAGAGaaatgaataatataaaaaggGTTTTCATGAGATATTCTATCGATTCAATTTCTTGGGGATCTAAAAGAATACctattttatttcattctttccTTATTATTGTTTTCACAAATAAGAGGAACATTCATTCTTTTAGTGAAATactaattttatttgtatttttaaaaaatacaaataaaatgtgaagtgtatacttataaaatattatatttcttCAATTTATATTCCTCTTTTCATAGACTCTcaaacaaattataaaagtatATCATATtgtatttcatttcattcaatttcatttcattataaTATGTTgaacaaaatataacaaaagCCAATAACTTTCACAAAAAGTTGAGTTGGTCAAATTGATGGTTAGGTTTTAGGAAATTCATGTCTAAGGTCCAATCCTCAGTCTCATTTGATATATGATATTTACAGTGCACATTGACCCAATAACAGTTTCCTAAAACATCTTAATCTCTAAACCTATCTCTTCCATAACCAGAAACAAGATAAAGAAAATCGTTGCTACTTTTAACATGTCCACGCAATCTTCTCTCTGCACGTTACAATGGGAATGTTCCTACaatattattttccaaaataatgTAGATTCATGATAAGATATATtaaagtattttatatatatatatatatatatattaaagaatctTAACCTATGGCGTCAGTTTTTTtattagagagttttaaccaaAAAACGATAAAGAAAATCGGTGTTATTTTTAACAAGTCCACTACATTTAATGTGCAGGTAATGCCTGGACAGTAACTtctagccttacagctactcgccaaagatttcaagaaggttcTAGATGAGAGGAGGGGAGGagtataaaagagaaagaattcACTTACAAAAATGGGatcagaaaaagaagagaaaaaaaactctatgtaatcaagaacttgaatatttatataagcctgagaaatatatataagaacatacCATCTTCGGACCTGACTGATGAGTGTTTTTATCTTAAacttgttgttcttgttcattCCAGCACTAAACTAACCTGTAGTAATTCTTAATTGACTCACTGAACGTTCAATATTAAACTCActctttaacaaattcattattatGAGCTCGTTATGCCTTAGTCCAAACTTTTGGGCCTTGCATCAAATTACGTCCTTATTAAAATGTTTCTACAATATCATTTTCCAAAATAATGTAGATTCATGGTATATTAaagtattaatatatatatatatatatatatatatatattagagagttttaacctatgacatCCGTTTTTTTGTTAGAGAATTTAACCAAGACATTCAATCAGTTTTTGGAAGTAGAAATTGAACCTTAGATCTTTTATTAGACGACAgaagaaattttaccagttgaattAATTACAATTCGCGTATGACAtattaaactatatataaatatggtTAGGAGGAGTTTAATAGTTAATATAGCTTTAACTTTTTTGTACAACGACCACTTGGGATTCCAAATATCCTTTTACAAATAACATGATATGATTTGAGACGGAATTGACGACCCACCTAAAGACTAAAGAGGCCTATGTGAATGTGACCCtattaattctatttttataatCTAGGTTTGTTTGTGTTTATCAATGGAGCCCACACGGTTTAAACAAAGTTGTCATCCATGATTTTCTAGGGTTTATACGCCGACAGGAATTACCGTTACGACCCCACTAACAGTGGACTTTAGTTTCTCTGCATGGTAACATGTGTGTTGTATAAGTGATCCAAATTCACAAGCTGATGAATCTTCGAATATTCGAGCTTGATGTAACCTTAATTgtatgaaattaaatttgtgCTTTCCCTGTATAAttaatgtgttaaaaaaaatagaaaaaaaagatatgcaAGATCTTTGTACCAGATTACGTTAAGATCACACAATTTGAGCATTCATTAGGAAAAGACTAACTTCGGTTAGAAAGATTAACATTGCTAGTTGGAttgaattttgtttatattCTTTAACATACATGGAAAATTCTGTGTTAATTGAATGttatactatttaatttataaactttttttatataattttatattacaaaaacttaaatattcgattttgtaatttaaatatctgattgataacatagtaattgacttttgaatttctggaaattttgcaagcataaaagatacgaggaaaaaatgtaattcaatggtaaatttatcaaaattgacatctaataaaaatatattgccTAAAGTCATAACCAAATTTGTTGCCAAACtttgcattttccttttttaggaGGTGAGCTTATTAGGGTTTAATTTAATGTATTCTAAAGACAATTAATCCGAGTTTATAAGGCTTTGAAAGTTTTCGGcacaatatgtatatattttttttttaagttctctATCTAAACTAAAATATGcatagaattaaaaaatttctagtAGAAATATTGCTTGCAAAGTAGCAATATTCCTGTCTGATTTAAGgattgatatataaaaattctTGCATGAAAAAGGGTAAGagtcaaagaaaacaaaaagggaCCTACCTTAGACCggtatttattcatttttatcttttggtAGAAATGATTCCATTAACCGTCCCCAAAAGCAATTAGTTAATTCTTTTCAAGAAATCCTGTGTTTCTTTACTAACCTCTTGTAACTTTATATTACTTTGAAGCAAAAAAATTGCCCAAGATACCATGATTCTTCGGCAACTACAACCATATGTGTAAAGAAACCACTTTTCGAAAGCAATGACTATATGCTCTACCACTCTAATTAAACATAGAGAAAGACTATACATTGATAAATCTtctttactctattttttttttacaagcaTATATAGAGTAAATTAAATGGTGTGACATTTTATGCCAAATTCTATAATTGAACCACTATCACGTGTCTAAGTGTAAGCAATTAAGTGCTTATCCATACCTTAAAAACCACTCAATATTGAAACTTATAATTGGCCGACAAATTATTGCAAGGAGTACCTAAAATTCCAACCTAAAATTAGTAAAATGAAAACAGGcccatatatataattctttttggTTCGAACAATGCAAGCATTGGGACCTTGTAGGCTTATCATGGTATCAAACTCATAACAAGTTACTACTCACCAAAGAATTGTGCTCACCATGTTGCCAACCAGATCATAGTCTTTGGTGCAAGCTAGTGCATGTTTGATTAAGAAGGCATCAAAGATACGATAATGTGGGGTCCTAGAATAAAAAAGGGACATAGGGTCCTACCAAAAGGTTTATGATGAAGTTGATGCCCATATTACATTTtacatgctaattttttttaatgcatttaaTAGTTAGAGTATAATGTAATAATGTTGGTAAAAGTGATCTTGTAATGATATACATGTCTCCTCTTTTTATATGTAGTATGACTTTCTTAAAGATTGCTACATTCTACCAGGAGAAACAAGGTGGAtcttgtgtgtatttttttttactttttatggaTATATTAACTTTGTCCttataagaattatttattaaaataatcattataatcACTAGTATTATAAACTTGAgtatcatcattatcattatcattcttCATAACATGCCTGACTCAAACTAATATTATGACATTGAAGACCGTGGAAGTTGGAGGGGGTAAAGAAGATAAGATAAGTTGATGCCAAATTCTTTCTGGGATTTTCTTACTTGCTTTTGGAGAAGCAATTAATTTACTAtgttggttttgaaaattacaggaaagaattttttttttttttacaatactaACTTGTTTTCATTGTGATCTTAAAAAGAGTCTAAAAacatttcatattatttttttcatatgaaaataCATCTTGTAATTCCAAGTAATTATTAGgataaaaactttctttcacAAAAACTAGCCCAAATAggataatattttctattttttggctTATTTGAGAACCATAAATGGGAAAACAtaactcaaatttaaattttacacgagaaaaaaaaaagtgaaaaagaaactaatttaaacaaaatgtggattgagaaaaaaaaagtcaatgatCTATCTTTGAAAAGTGAGACAATAGAGAGATAGAAGTTAACATTGTGAGACTTTTTTGTGACGTGAAGTTTATATGTGGTGGTATGTTGAGTATGTAatgttttagaaaatattttttctttaagcttGGTTTTCTTTGAACATGAAAAACCTTTTTTGTtgactaacattttttttattgtacatttgtaccaaacactaaaaaattcaaaaaacgtTTCCCCGCAAAACAAATAGAGGAAAgagtaactttttttatttttgacgAAAGAGGAAAAAGTAACTTAATTATTAAGGATAAGCAATTAAGAGCGATCAAATTTTATAGTACCAtacattatcaaaaaatttagtttaattgtttcGATCTTGATCATTTAATACCAAAGAATTGCCTAGTTCCTCTCTATTTCAAATGAAGTGGAGAGATCATTGTCCCTAGTTTTATACCCACTTcgaacttcttcttcttttgagtAGAAATACCCACTTCGATCTCATCGAGCTATATGGACGTTTTGgccatataaattaaatttgttatttggttTGTTGCCCTTTATATAATTACATTAAATTCTATGATCATAACTAAAACcaaatattacttttttggGGGGATATAGTACCTGCCCTTATGAGATCAAGCAAGGACAGAACTATTAAGAGACTAAGGGGGCATACAAAAAATATCAAGTTCTATTTCGATAGATGATTAAGTTGGAATATTTTAACATACAATTATGTTATATCTTTcattttattcatattttgttAGCATATGGCTAATTTTAGTTTTGTAtcatagttttttctt
This region includes:
- the LOC142606998 gene encoding SHUGOSHIN 2-like isoform X3, which produces MKGDRMAKRSSFGSIMRKKLSDITNLQAQGSPSQDEKQPEISQPDKEYIDKLLKERMTLVKLIAERNKIIELSGAELQKMRVSLQKLQLQNWNLAQSNSQMLAELNLGKDKLKELRHELGCKNALLKAKNMVLEGKTESKHKNSGSQEREVAAAEQSLHVTNDDDKTCKRNRRRTARSQSMGPSTTHQKVVDKEKVENKRRCLRRQSARFKSQEREPTENLFEIEDAKFLVSQSHENSIQEEPVPLNSSFKNEEEGDNCVPRNEAQASLRSSIGRPLRKAAEKVQSYKEVPLKCKLRRVE
- the LOC142606998 gene encoding SHUGOSHIN 2-like isoform X1, whose amino-acid sequence is MKGDRMAKRSSFGSIMRKKLSDITNLQAQGSPSQDEKQPEISQPDKEYIDKLLKGVSVVNFLSQERMTLVKLIAERNKIIELSGAELQKMRVSLQKLQLQNWNLAQSNSQMLAELNLGKDKLKELRHELGCKNALLKAKNMVLEGKTESKHKNSGSQEREVAAAEQSLHVTNDDDKTCKRNRRRTARSQSMGPSTTHQKVVDKEKVENKRRCLRRQSARFKSQEREPTENLFEIEDAKFLVSQSHENSIQEEPVPLNSSFKNEEEGDNCVPRNEAQASLRSSIGRPLRKAAEKVQSYKEVPLKCKLRRVE
- the LOC142606998 gene encoding SHUGOSHIN 2-like isoform X5 → MKGDRMAKRSSFGSIMRKKLSDITNLQAQGSPSQDEKQPEISQPDKEYIDKLLKERMTLVKLIAERNKIIELSGAELQKMRVSLQKLQLQNWNLAQSNSQMLAELNLGKDKLKELRHELGCKNALLKAKNMGKTESKHKNSGSQEREVAAAEQSLHVTNDDDKTCKRNRRRTARSQSMGPSTTHQKVVDKEKVENKRRCLRRQSARFKSQEREPTENLFEIEDAKFLVSQSHENSIQEEPVPLNSSFKNEEEGDNCVPRNEAQASLRSSIGRPLRKAAEKVQSYKEVPLKCKLRRVE
- the LOC142606998 gene encoding SHUGOSHIN 2-like isoform X4, which gives rise to MKGDRMAKRSSFGSIMRKKLSDITNLQAQGSPSQDEKQPEISQPDKEYIDKLLKGVSVVNFLSQERMTLVKLIAERNKIIELSGAELQKMRVSLQKLQLQNWNLAQSNSQMLAELNLGKDKLKELRHELGCKNALLKAKNMVLEGKTESKHKNSGSQEREVAAAEQSLHVTNDDDKTSMGPSTTHQKVVDKEKVENKRRCLRRQSARFKSQEREPTENLFEIEDAKFLVSQSHENSIQEEPVPLNSSFKNEEEGDNCVPRNEAQASLRSSIGRPLRKAAEKVQSYKEVPLKCKLRRVE
- the LOC142606998 gene encoding SHUGOSHIN 2-like isoform X2, encoding MKGDRMAKRSSFGSIMRKKLSDITNLQAQGSPSQDEKQPEISQPDKEYIDKLLKGVSVVNFLSQERMTLVKLIAERNKIIELSGAELQKMRVSLQKLQLQNWNLAQSNSQMLAELNLGKDKLKELRHELGCKNALLKAKNMGKTESKHKNSGSQEREVAAAEQSLHVTNDDDKTCKRNRRRTARSQSMGPSTTHQKVVDKEKVENKRRCLRRQSARFKSQEREPTENLFEIEDAKFLVSQSHENSIQEEPVPLNSSFKNEEEGDNCVPRNEAQASLRSSIGRPLRKAAEKVQSYKEVPLKCKLRRVE